The Triticum dicoccoides isolate Atlit2015 ecotype Zavitan chromosome 6A, WEW_v2.0, whole genome shotgun sequence genome has a window encoding:
- the LOC119316435 gene encoding DNA (cytosine-5)-methyltransferase DRM2-like, with the protein MADRDSDSDDNVKFEWESDGEAEPSSAPAFRNSDAPGPSTLDCNGRANEEVPSTALIEEYVAMGFPKEIVVKGMKEIGHSDADALLELILTYQALGADDAVGNCSTSGCAPQSVEEVDDDDDLDFENWDGDDDDVGGRGTNCDDPGDEDFLQEMSQKDKKINSLVGMGFAEDEANIAIRRCGVDADLCVLVDSISASLVAGDFNSRNISDHQVMDRCFDSFGGRKKARLMEESKKRRMQYAQGSGPSFAGSHDEPTRIPDPMVGFNLPSDRKPSMTRMLPEQAIGPPFFYFQNVARAPRGAWTTISKKFYDIQPEFVDSKYFCAASRESGYIHNLPIENREALLPFPPKTVFDAFPHYKKWWPSWDPRRQLNCLQASVATAKFTDQIQRALARSGNPSVQKHVVDECKTWDLVWVGKNKVAQLEPDEMESLLGFPRDHTRGIVKTERYRSLANSFQVDTVAYHLSVLRDMFPNGVNVLSLSTGIGGGVVALHRLGIRMRTVVSVEKGETNRRVFNGWWDQTHQTGKLVEIADLKSLTNERIASLVGRFGGFDLVIGGSQGEQSALLYDYPRILDAIKSAMARM; encoded by the exons ATGGCG GACCGGGATAGCGACAGTGATGACAATGTTAAGTTTGAGTGGGAAAGTGATGGTGAGGCTGAGCCTTCATCGGCTCCGGCTTTCAGGAACTCGGATGCTCCTGGCCCATCCACGCTG GATTGTAATGGGCGGGCCAACGAGGAAGTGCCGTCTACTGCTTTAATTGAGGAATATGTAGCAATGGGCTTCCCAAAAGAGATAGTCGTGAAGGGCATGAAGGAGATTG GGCATAGCGATGCAGATGCATTGCTCGAGCTAATTCTCACATATCAG GCACTAGGTGCTGATGATGCAGTTGGTAACTGCTCTACTTCTGGCTGCGCTCCTCAGAGTGTTgaagaagttgatgatgatgatgatcttgattttGAGAATTGGGATGGCGACGATGACGATGTTGGTGGTAGAGGGACCAACTGTGATGATCCTGGTGACGAG GATTTTCTACAAGAGATGTCACAGAAAGATAAGAAGATCAACTCATTAGTAGGCATGGGCTTTGCTGAAGATGAAGCAAATATTGCTATTAGGAGATGCG GTGTGGATGCTGATCTCTGTGTATTAGTTGATTCGATTAGTGCATCACTGGTTGCAGGAGATTTCAATTCCAGAAACATATCTGACCATCAG GTTATGGATAGATGCTTTGATTCGTTTGGAGGGAGAAAGAAAGCAAGATTGATGGAAGAGAGCAAGAAAAGGAGGATGCAATATGCACAAGGCAGTGGACCCTCCTTTGCTGGTAGCCATGATGAGCCAACGCGTATCCCAGATCCTATGGTTGGATTTAATCTGCCCAGTGACAGAAAACCGTCAATGACCAGAATGCTTCCTGAACAAGCTATCGGACCACCTTTTTTCTACTTTCAGAATGTGGCCCGAGCTCCAAGAGGTGCATGGACGaccatttcaaaaaaattctatgacATTCAACCAGAGTTTGTAGATTCCAAGTATTTTTGTGCGGCTTCAAGGGAAAGTGGGTACATCCATAATTTGCCAATTGAGAACAGAGAAGCTCTTCTCCCTTTCCCACCAAAGACCGTATTTGATGCATTCCCTCATTATAAGAAGTGGTGGCCTTCTTGGGACCCAAGAAGGCAGCTCAACTGCTTGCAAGCAAGTGTGGCAACTGCAAAGTTCACAGATCAAATCCAGCGTGCTCTTGCAAGATCAGGCAACCCAAGTGTTCAGAAACATGTGGTGGATGAGTGCAAAACTTGGGATCTTGTCTGGGTTGGGAAAAATAAGGTTGCTCAGTTGGAGCCTGATGAGATGGAATCTCTGCTCGGTTTCCCAAGGGACCACACAAGGGGAATCGTCAAGACAGAGAGGTACAGATCTCTTGCGAACTCCTTccaagttgatacagttgcttaccACCTATCAGTGCTGAGGGACATGTTTCCCAATGGTGTCAATGTGCTGTCCTTGTCCACCGGAATTGGAGGAGGAGTGGTGGCTTTGCACAGGCTTGGGATCCGCATGAGGACAGTGGTGTCTGTTGAGAAAGGCGAAACTAATAGGAGGGTTTTTAATGGTTGGTGGGATCAGACCCACCAGACAGGCAAGCTGGTTGAGATTGCCGACCTGAAATCTCTCACTAATGAGAGAATTGCATCGTTAGTTGGTAGATTTGGTGGCTTCGACCTGGTGATTGGGGGCAGCCAAGGTGAGCAATCTGCTTTGTTGTACGACTACCCCAGAATCTTGGATGCCATCAAGTCAGCTATGGCAAGGATGTAG
- the LOC119316438 gene encoding style cell-cycle inhibitor 1-A-like produces the protein MGGGEGKSRKRRSSPSSGEEEERERKKRRDKKESRKSGRDGRGSDEEEERRRRKKKHGDRGKDKERDSKERRSKEKDKSKRKDKDVDIKEISKDDYFAKNNEFATWLKEEKGKYFSDLSSESARDIFLKFVKQWNKGKLPSHYYEGITTGPRSAHNWNIKKA, from the exons ATGGGCGGCGGCGAGGGCAAGTCGAGGAAGCGCCGCTCTTCCCCCTCCTCGG gggaggaagaggagagggagcGGAAGAAGAGGCGGGACAAGAAGGAGAGCAGGAAGAGCGGCCGAGACGGCAGGggcagcgacgaggaggaggagaggcggaggaggaagaagaagcacggcGACAGGGGCAAAGACAAAG AGAGGGATTCGAAGGAGAGGCGTTCCAAGGAGAAGGATAAGAGCAAGCGAAAAGACAAGGATGTT GACATCAAAGAAATATCCAAGGACGACTACTTTGCAAAGAACAATGAGTTTGCAACCTGGTTGAAGGAAGAGAAGGGCAAATATTTCTCCGACCTTTCTTCAGAGTCTGCCCGTGATATCTTCCTCAAGTTTGTGAAGCAATGGAACAAGGGAAAGCTGCCATCACATTACTACGAGGGCATCACCACTGGGCCCCGATCAGCGCACAACTGGAACATCAAGAAGGCATGA
- the LOC119316439 gene encoding glycine cleavage system H protein 2, mitochondrial-like, with product MAMAASRSLWASRAASYLKISAFPRAFSTVLKDLKYAETHEWVKVDGDSATVGITDHAQDHLGDVVYVELPEVGASVSQGTNFGAVESVKATSDINSPVSGEVIAVNDELLEKPALVNGDPYEGGWIIKVKVSDAGELNSLMDDKKYSKFCEEEDSKH from the exons ATGGCCATGGCCGCCTCCAGATCGCTCTgggcctcccgcgccgcctcctACCTCAAGATCTCCGCCTTCCCCAGGGCCTTCTCCACCG TGCTGAAGGATCTGAAGTATGCTGAAACCCATGAATGGGTAAAGGTTGATGGTGATTCCGCAACCGTTGGGATTACAGACCATGCCCAG GACCATTTGGGTGATGTTGTATATGTGGAGCTGCCAGAAGTTGGCGCTTCTGTATCTCAGGGAACAAACTTTGGTGCTGTTGAAAGTGTGAAGGCAACCAGTGACATCAACTCGCCGGTGTCTGGAGAGGTCATTGCAGTGAATGACGAACTACTAGAGAAACCAGCATTG GTCAATGGAGATCCATATGAGGGCGGCTGGATCATCAAGGTCAAGGTCAGCGATGCAGGTGAGCTCAACTCACTGATGGACGACAAGAAGTACTCAAAATTCTGCGAGGAAGAGGacagcaagcattaa